The following proteins come from a genomic window of Kiloniellales bacterium:
- a CDS encoding adenylate/guanylate cyclase domain-containing protein encodes MATADSPPTAVSDALDDVEVELAAAERSGLKIGIRGRNLALLPIAAWFGIAGNYPGNLYALLVLAGFLGLGLLQLRLIGSRLDRPWHRYAFLTADIAALGLMAAFMPLSMGGEVPQIIALRAYGVYYLFLVLGVATLSLTPGLVLWAGGATVVALWSAFAWIVSGMARTVSWGDLPPSPSAQAYLDVFLDPDFVGYGNRITETVFVLLTAAVLAVAVKRAREVVRSHARAERQRARVQQVFGRYVPGEVAGALLSDGGTLAAQTRVASVLFVDIEGFTSFAEGQNPERVIAVLNAYFDAVAKTIGAEGGVVISFIGDAVLAAFNLPLPQPDYAARALAAGEALLALAAQERFEGETLKIRVGIATGPVAAGSVGGGGRQTYTVYGDTVNLAQRLEAKNKELGTRLLVCAETRAACPAAVLREVGEVPIRGRSEAVRAFAPGPVEPVKSEAAS; translated from the coding sequence ATGGCGACCGCCGACTCTCCGCCGACCGCCGTTTCGGACGCGCTCGACGACGTCGAGGTGGAGCTTGCCGCCGCCGAGCGCAGCGGCCTGAAGATCGGCATCAGAGGCCGGAACCTGGCCCTGCTACCGATCGCCGCCTGGTTCGGGATCGCCGGCAACTATCCCGGGAACCTCTATGCGCTCCTGGTGCTGGCCGGCTTTCTGGGCTTGGGCCTGCTGCAGTTGCGGCTGATCGGCAGCCGCCTCGACCGGCCGTGGCACCGCTACGCCTTCCTGACCGCCGACATCGCGGCCCTGGGCTTGATGGCGGCCTTCATGCCGCTCTCGATGGGTGGCGAGGTGCCGCAGATCATCGCCCTGCGCGCCTATGGGGTCTATTACCTCTTCCTGGTACTCGGCGTCGCGACGCTGTCGCTCACGCCGGGCCTGGTGCTCTGGGCCGGCGGCGCGACCGTGGTCGCGCTCTGGTCGGCCTTCGCCTGGATCGTCAGCGGCATGGCGCGCACCGTGTCCTGGGGCGACCTGCCGCCCAGCCCCAGCGCCCAGGCCTATCTGGACGTCTTCCTCGATCCGGACTTCGTCGGCTACGGCAACCGGATCACCGAGACGGTCTTCGTCCTGTTGACGGCGGCGGTGCTGGCGGTGGCGGTCAAGCGCGCCCGCGAGGTCGTGCGCAGCCATGCCCGGGCCGAGCGGCAGCGGGCCCGGGTCCAGCAGGTCTTCGGCCGCTACGTGCCCGGCGAGGTCGCCGGGGCCCTGCTTTCGGACGGCGGCACCCTGGCCGCCCAGACGCGGGTCGCGAGCGTGCTCTTCGTCGACATCGAGGGCTTCACCAGCTTCGCCGAGGGCCAGAATCCGGAGCGGGTCATCGCCGTGCTCAATGCCTATTTCGACGCCGTGGCCAAGACCATCGGCGCCGAAGGCGGTGTGGTGATCAGCTTCATCGGCGACGCGGTCCTGGCCGCCTTCAACCTGCCGTTGCCGCAGCCGGACTACGCCGCCCGGGCCCTGGCCGCCGGCGAGGCCCTGCTGGCCTTGGCGGCGCAGGAACGTTTCGAAGGGGAGACCTTGAAGATCCGGGTCGGCATCGCGACCGGCCCGGTCGCCGCCGGCAGCGTCGGCGGCGGCGGCCGCCAGACCTACACGGTCTACGGCGACACGGTGAACCTGGCCCAGCGTCTGGAGGCGAAGAACAAGGAGCTCGGCACCCGGCTCCTGGTCTGCGCCGAGACCCGCGCCGCCTGTCCGGCGGCTGTACTCCGCGAGGTCGGCGAGGTCCCGATCCGCGGCCGCAGCGAAGCGGTCCGGGCCTTCGCGCCCGGGCCGGTCGAGCCGGTGAAGTCCGAGGCGGCTAGCTGA
- a CDS encoding P-II family nitrogen regulator, which translates to MKFIMAVIRPHRLEAVREALTALDVHGLTASDVKGYGRQKGHTEIYRGAEYTINFVPKVKIEVAVTDEMVERALDAICEAAETGKVGDGKIFVTDLGQVVRIRTRDRDDAAL; encoded by the coding sequence ATGAAGTTCATCATGGCCGTAATCCGGCCGCACCGTCTGGAGGCCGTGCGCGAGGCCCTGACCGCGCTGGACGTTCACGGGCTGACCGCAAGCGACGTCAAGGGCTACGGACGCCAGAAAGGCCACACCGAGATCTACCGCGGTGCCGAGTACACCATCAATTTCGTGCCCAAGGTGAAGATTGAGGTCGCGGTCACCGACGAGATGGTCGAGCGCGCCTTGGATGCCATCTGCGAGGCGGCTGAGACCGGCAAGGTCGGCGACGGCAAGATCTTTGTCACCGACCTCGGCCAGGTCGTCAGGATTCGGACCCGCGACCGCGACGACGCGGCGCTTTGA
- the mutY gene encoding A/G-specific adenine glycosylase, protein MTAASRESLAAELLAWYDRHARRLPWRARPGETPDPYRVWLSEIMLQQTTVAAVQPYFRDFLARWPRIRDLAAADLDSVLTAWAGLGYYARARNLHRCAKVVTEEHGGRFPEDEAALRALPGIGPYTAAAIAAIAFDRKATPVDGNVERVTARLFAVETPLPRAKAELRRRAETLTPDRRPGDFAQALMDLGATVCLPRRPRCLACPLEAACAARAAGLQDALPRRAPKAERPTRRAVAFWTLAPSGKVLLRRRAETGLLGGMMEVPSTEWRAADWAESEALVQAPLPAAWQELPGRVRHTFTHFHFEVAVWAGRAAAEDPVDDGLWCPLDRLGEQALPSVMRKIVQHALKGGV, encoded by the coding sequence ATGACCGCCGCCAGCCGCGAATCCCTCGCCGCAGAGCTCCTCGCCTGGTACGACCGCCACGCCCGGCGCTTGCCCTGGCGGGCGAGGCCCGGCGAGACCCCGGATCCCTACCGGGTCTGGCTGTCCGAGATCATGCTGCAGCAGACCACGGTCGCGGCGGTCCAGCCCTACTTCCGCGACTTCCTCGCGCGTTGGCCGCGAATCCGGGACCTGGCGGCCGCCGACCTGGACTCGGTGCTGACCGCCTGGGCCGGCCTCGGGTACTATGCCCGGGCGCGCAACCTGCACCGCTGCGCCAAGGTGGTGACCGAAGAGCACGGCGGCCGCTTTCCAGAGGACGAGGCGGCGCTGCGTGCGCTGCCGGGAATCGGTCCCTACACCGCGGCGGCGATCGCGGCCATCGCCTTCGACCGCAAGGCGACGCCGGTCGACGGCAACGTCGAGCGGGTCACCGCCCGGCTCTTCGCGGTCGAAACGCCCCTGCCGCGGGCCAAGGCCGAGCTGCGCCGGCGCGCCGAGACCCTGACCCCGGACCGGCGCCCGGGCGACTTCGCCCAGGCCCTGATGGACCTGGGCGCGACGGTCTGCCTGCCCCGGCGGCCGCGCTGCCTGGCCTGCCCCTTGGAGGCGGCCTGCGCGGCGCGGGCGGCGGGCCTGCAGGATGCGCTGCCGCGTCGCGCGCCCAAGGCCGAGCGGCCGACCCGCCGCGCGGTCGCCTTCTGGACCCTGGCGCCCTCGGGCAAGGTGCTGCTGAGACGGCGCGCCGAGACCGGCCTGCTCGGCGGCATGATGGAGGTGCCCTCGACCGAGTGGCGCGCCGCGGACTGGGCCGAATCCGAGGCCCTGGTCCAGGCGCCGCTGCCGGCGGCCTGGCAGGAACTGCCGGGCCGGGTGCGCCACACCTTCACCCACTTCCACTTCGAGGTCGCGGTCTGGGCCGGACGTGCCGCCGCCGAGGACCCGGTCGATGACGGCCTCTGGTGCCCGCTCGACCGCCTGGGCGAGCAGGCCCTGCCCAGCGTCATGCGCAAGATCGTCCAGCACGCCCTCAAGGGCGGGGTATAG
- a CDS encoding DUF721 domain-containing protein: protein MTKDRDDRQGQRRRGGLRPLAATLPKVTRKALGRRGLAEGSLIAEWPEIVGETLAARCLPLKLSFADPKRRAEGTLTLQVESAWTLELQHLAPQLIERINQTLGYAAVSRLAFRQGPLPQRRTSERPPQALPQDPPVQAGEGPEAAELSAAIDDEGLRGALEGLGRALRKRKQT from the coding sequence ATGACCAAGGACCGCGACGACCGGCAGGGCCAGCGCCGCCGCGGCGGCCTGCGGCCCCTTGCGGCGACCCTGCCGAAGGTGACCCGCAAGGCCCTGGGCCGCCGCGGTCTCGCCGAGGGCAGCCTGATCGCCGAGTGGCCGGAGATCGTCGGAGAGACCCTGGCGGCGCGCTGCCTGCCCCTGAAGCTGAGCTTCGCCGACCCGAAGCGCCGCGCGGAGGGCACCTTGACCTTGCAGGTCGAAAGCGCCTGGACCCTAGAGCTGCAACACCTGGCGCCGCAGCTGATCGAGCGGATCAACCAGACCCTGGGCTACGCCGCGGTCTCGCGCCTGGCCTTTCGCCAGGGGCCGCTGCCGCAGCGCAGGACGTCAGAGAGGCCGCCCCAGGCGCTACCTCAGGACCCGCCGGTGCAGGCCGGAGAGGGCCCGGAGGCGGCCGAACTCAGCGCCGCGATCGACGACGAGGGCCTGCGCGGCGCCCTCGAAGGGCTCGGCCGGGCGCTCAGGAAACGCAAGCAGACGTGA
- the smc gene encoding chromosome segregation protein SMC, translating into MVQFSKLKIAGFKSFVDPTELWIERGLTGIVGPNGCGKSNLVEALRWVMGEGSAKRMRGSGMEDMIFSGSASRPSRNIAEVQLFLDNRDRTAPAQFNDHEELEVQRRIERDHGSTYRVNGREVRARDVQLLFADSATGAHSPALVSQGRIGAIVNAKPSERRMLLEEAAGISGLHSRRHEAELRLRAAETNLERLDDVISALEGQLQGLKKQARQARRFRSLSDHIRRHEAMLLHLEAEAARQRLAEARERLAEDEAAVGRSTEVAAERAKAQADTAASLPERRQAEAEAAAALQRLVVERDALEREAQRLAEAKAQATQRLAQVMADRGRDEGIAADAQSAIARLEEEQTNLRGEASGEAEALTGAEALRDEAAGRLEVKESDLSDLSGAIAGAEAHAGALRRRLGELAQRRERLERQLEDTRKEKAGLESASRDLSELAAAETALKSAEAAFEVARDGQDSKEEAVAAAREAETEARSRLQAAEAALGKLQAEAAALAGLLQSAPEGDHPPLVEKVEVDSGLETALGAALGDDLSASDQAAAPLYWSTLPALEGAPSLPENARSLAEFVRGPAALARRLAQIGVVVDAAEGERLQPKLACGQRLVTRDGALWRWDGLRKAAGTPVSAATQLRHRNRLAEIESELPEAEAREAEARAASEAAREAAKAAIEAERQARDEQRAALSVLNEARQGHGRLTDEAAGAKARLAALLEAVEMLTADAAETAAEHDRCAEEIAGLPDQEIERSKLEARKAAVAELRAELAERQAELARLKRESEDRRRRLAQITEDIASWRQRAEAADRHLAELDQRREHLERELEDLEARPKEMDERRGALAEQIEAAEANRRSAADSLAEGETDQAEADRALKAAEGELATARENRIRAEGGVEQADASLQAIAQRVRERLECSLDRVLEAAEVDPGQELPPKDEVAAKLERYTRERDNMGPVNLRAEAEAEELTERIEGLQSEREDLLAAIARLRQGIASLNREGRERLLAAFKLVDQHFSELFVRLFGGGRAHLKLVESDDPLEAGLEIMASPPGKRLQVMSLLSGGEQALTALSLLFGVFLTNPAPICVLDEVDAPLDDANVDRFCHLIDELSAKDISRFLIITHHRMTMARMHRLYGVTMAERGVSKLVSVDLEAAETLRESA; encoded by the coding sequence TTGGTACAGTTCTCGAAGCTCAAGATCGCGGGGTTCAAGTCCTTCGTCGATCCCACGGAACTCTGGATCGAACGGGGCCTGACCGGAATCGTCGGACCGAACGGCTGCGGCAAGTCGAACCTCGTCGAGGCCCTGCGCTGGGTCATGGGCGAAGGTTCGGCCAAGCGCATGCGCGGCAGCGGCATGGAGGACATGATCTTCTCGGGCAGCGCCAGCCGGCCGTCGCGCAACATCGCCGAGGTGCAGCTCTTCCTCGACAACCGCGACCGCACCGCCCCGGCGCAGTTCAACGACCACGAGGAGCTCGAGGTCCAGCGCCGCATCGAGCGGGACCACGGCTCGACCTACCGGGTCAACGGCCGCGAGGTGCGGGCCCGCGACGTCCAGCTGCTCTTCGCCGATTCGGCGACCGGCGCCCACTCCCCCGCCCTGGTCAGCCAGGGCCGGATCGGCGCCATCGTCAACGCCAAGCCCTCGGAACGGCGCATGCTGCTGGAGGAGGCGGCCGGGATCTCCGGCCTGCACAGCCGGCGCCACGAGGCCGAGCTGCGCCTGCGCGCGGCGGAGACCAACCTTGAGCGGCTGGACGACGTCATCAGCGCCCTTGAAGGCCAACTTCAGGGCTTGAAGAAGCAGGCCCGCCAGGCCCGGCGCTTCCGCAGCCTCTCCGATCACATCCGGCGCCACGAGGCGATGCTGCTGCACCTCGAGGCCGAGGCGGCGCGGCAACGCCTGGCCGAGGCGCGCGAACGCCTGGCCGAGGACGAGGCTGCGGTCGGCAGGAGCACGGAAGTCGCGGCCGAGCGCGCCAAAGCCCAGGCCGATACCGCGGCCTCACTGCCTGAGCGGCGCCAGGCAGAGGCCGAGGCGGCCGCCGCCCTGCAGCGCCTGGTCGTCGAGCGCGACGCCCTTGAGCGCGAGGCCCAGCGCTTGGCCGAGGCCAAGGCGCAGGCCACACAGCGCCTCGCCCAGGTCATGGCCGACCGGGGACGGGACGAAGGCATCGCCGCCGACGCCCAGTCCGCAATCGCCCGCCTGGAGGAGGAGCAGACCAACCTGCGAGGCGAGGCCTCGGGCGAAGCGGAAGCCCTGACCGGGGCCGAGGCCCTGAGGGACGAAGCCGCCGGACGCCTGGAGGTTAAGGAATCGGATCTGTCGGACCTTTCCGGCGCGATCGCCGGCGCCGAGGCCCACGCCGGTGCGCTGCGCCGGCGCCTCGGCGAGCTGGCGCAGCGGCGCGAGCGCCTGGAACGGCAGCTCGAGGACACCCGCAAGGAGAAAGCCGGGTTGGAGTCGGCGTCGCGAGACCTGAGCGAGCTCGCAGCGGCCGAGACTGCACTGAAGTCCGCCGAGGCCGCCTTCGAGGTCGCGCGCGACGGGCAGGACAGCAAGGAAGAAGCGGTGGCCGCCGCCCGCGAGGCCGAAACCGAAGCGCGCAGCCGCTTGCAGGCGGCCGAAGCCGCGCTCGGCAAGCTTCAGGCCGAGGCCGCCGCGCTCGCCGGGCTGCTACAGTCGGCGCCGGAGGGCGATCATCCGCCCCTGGTCGAGAAGGTCGAGGTCGACAGCGGACTGGAAACCGCCCTGGGCGCCGCCCTCGGCGACGACCTCTCGGCGTCGGACCAAGCCGCTGCGCCGCTCTACTGGTCGACGCTGCCCGCGCTAGAAGGGGCGCCCTCCCTTCCGGAGAACGCTCGGAGCCTGGCCGAATTCGTCCGCGGCCCCGCGGCGCTGGCGCGCCGGCTCGCGCAGATCGGCGTGGTCGTGGACGCCGCGGAGGGTGAGCGCCTGCAGCCGAAGCTGGCCTGTGGCCAGCGCCTGGTGACCCGCGACGGGGCTCTCTGGCGCTGGGACGGCCTGCGCAAGGCGGCCGGCACGCCGGTCTCCGCCGCCACCCAGCTGCGCCATCGCAATCGCTTGGCGGAGATCGAATCGGAGCTGCCAGAGGCCGAGGCTCGGGAGGCCGAGGCGCGCGCCGCCTCCGAAGCGGCGCGCGAGGCCGCCAAGGCGGCCATCGAAGCCGAGCGCCAGGCCCGCGACGAGCAGCGCGCCGCGCTCTCGGTCCTGAACGAGGCGCGCCAGGGACACGGCCGCTTGACCGACGAGGCGGCCGGCGCCAAGGCGCGCCTGGCGGCGCTGCTGGAGGCGGTCGAGATGCTGACCGCCGATGCCGCGGAGACGGCGGCGGAGCACGACCGCTGTGCGGAAGAGATCGCCGGGTTGCCCGACCAGGAGATCGAGCGCAGCAAGCTGGAGGCCAGGAAGGCCGCGGTCGCCGAGCTGCGCGCCGAGCTGGCCGAGCGCCAGGCCGAGCTGGCGCGGCTGAAGCGCGAATCCGAGGACCGCCGCCGGCGCCTGGCACAGATCACCGAGGACATCGCCTCCTGGCGGCAGCGCGCGGAGGCCGCGGACCGGCATCTGGCCGAGCTGGACCAGAGGCGCGAGCACCTGGAGCGCGAACTCGAAGACCTGGAGGCGCGGCCCAAAGAGATGGACGAACGCCGCGGGGCATTGGCCGAGCAGATCGAGGCGGCCGAGGCGAACCGCCGGAGCGCCGCCGATTCGCTGGCCGAGGGCGAGACCGATCAGGCCGAGGCCGACCGCGCGCTGAAGGCGGCCGAAGGCGAGCTGGCGACCGCACGCGAGAACCGGATCCGCGCCGAGGGCGGTGTCGAGCAGGCCGATGCCAGCCTGCAGGCCATCGCCCAGCGGGTCCGCGAGCGGCTCGAGTGCAGCCTGGACAGGGTGCTCGAAGCCGCCGAGGTCGATCCCGGCCAGGAGCTGCCGCCCAAGGACGAGGTCGCGGCCAAGCTCGAGCGCTACACGAGGGAGCGCGACAACATGGGCCCGGTCAACCTGCGCGCCGAGGCCGAGGCCGAGGAGCTGACCGAGCGGATCGAAGGCCTGCAGAGCGAGCGCGAGGACCTGCTGGCGGCCATCGCCCGCCTGCGCCAGGGCATCGCCAGCCTGAACCGCGAAGGCCGCGAGCGCCTGCTGGCCGCCTTCAAGCTGGTCGACCAACACTTCTCGGAGCTCTTCGTCCGCCTATTCGGCGGCGGCCGCGCGCACCTGAAGCTGGTCGAATCCGACGACCCGCTGGAAGCCGGGCTGGAGATCATGGCCAGCCCGCCGGGCAAGCGCCTCCAGGTCATGTCGCTCCTGTCCGGCGGCGAGCAGGCCCTGACCGCCTTGTCGCTGCTGTTCGGCGTCTTCCTGACCAATCCGGCACCGATATGCGTGCTGGACGAGGTCGACGCACCGCTGGACGACGCCAACGTCGATCGGTTCTGCCACCTGATCGACGAGCTTTCCGCAAAGGATATCTCCCGCTTCCTGATCATCACCCATCACCGCATGACCATGGCGCGGATGCACCGGCTCTACGGCGTCACCATGGCCGAGCGTGGCGTCTCCAAGCTGGTCTCGGTCGATCTGGAAGCGGCCGAGACTCTGCGCGAATCCGCCTGA
- a CDS encoding ammonium transporter, with the protein MRQPGSRRAIAAFFVLASSLGGGSAAWAQDGGLSGGDTAWILTATALVLFMTLPGLALFYAGLVHARNVLSVLMHCFTVCCLASVLWLLVVYSLAFDDGGAANAIIGGLGKAMLAGVGTNSLSGTIPETVFFMFQMTFAIITPALIVGAYPERVTFPAVCLFSAAWLILVYAPTAHWVWGGGWLADLGVMDFAGGIVVHVTAGVSALVFAKMLGGRRGFPGEMKPPHSPGLTMVGAAMLWVGWFGFNAGSALAADGNAGMAMAVTHISAAVASLTWAATEWVKYGKPSLIGIVTGMVAGLASITPASGFVGPLGALIIGVLSGLICQWFVTFIKMKLRIDDSLDVFAVHGIGGALGTLLAAFLATEAFGGLGLADGVSATGQFGVQLLGVVAVALWSAVASFVILKLVAAVTPLRVSDQDELEGLDIVAHGESGYEL; encoded by the coding sequence ATGCGACAACCTGGCTCGCGCCGCGCGATCGCGGCGTTCTTCGTTCTTGCCAGCAGCCTCGGCGGCGGCAGCGCCGCCTGGGCCCAGGACGGCGGTCTCAGCGGCGGCGACACCGCCTGGATCCTGACCGCGACCGCCCTGGTGCTCTTCATGACCTTGCCCGGCCTGGCCCTGTTCTACGCCGGGCTGGTGCACGCGCGGAACGTGCTCTCGGTGCTGATGCACTGCTTCACGGTCTGCTGCCTGGCCTCGGTGCTCTGGCTCTTGGTCGTCTACAGCCTGGCCTTCGACGACGGCGGCGCGGCCAATGCGATCATCGGCGGCCTGGGCAAGGCCATGCTGGCCGGGGTCGGAACCAACAGCCTCTCGGGCACGATCCCCGAGACCGTGTTCTTCATGTTCCAGATGACCTTTGCGATCATCACCCCGGCATTGATCGTCGGTGCCTACCCGGAACGGGTCACCTTCCCGGCGGTCTGCCTCTTCAGCGCGGCCTGGTTGATCCTGGTCTACGCCCCGACGGCGCACTGGGTCTGGGGCGGCGGCTGGCTCGCCGACCTCGGGGTGATGGACTTCGCCGGCGGCATCGTGGTCCACGTCACCGCCGGTGTCTCGGCCCTGGTCTTCGCCAAGATGCTGGGCGGCCGGCGCGGCTTCCCCGGTGAGATGAAGCCGCCGCACAGCCCGGGCCTGACCATGGTCGGCGCGGCCATGCTCTGGGTCGGCTGGTTCGGCTTCAATGCCGGCTCGGCCCTGGCCGCCGACGGCAACGCCGGCATGGCCATGGCGGTGACCCACATCTCCGCCGCAGTCGCCTCTCTGACCTGGGCCGCCACCGAGTGGGTCAAGTACGGCAAGCCCAGCCTGATCGGTATCGTCACCGGCATGGTCGCGGGCCTGGCCTCGATCACCCCGGCCTCCGGCTTCGTCGGACCCTTAGGCGCGCTGATCATCGGCGTCCTCTCGGGGCTCATCTGCCAGTGGTTCGTCACCTTCATCAAGATGAAGCTCAGGATCGACGATTCCCTCGACGTCTTCGCCGTGCACGGCATCGGCGGCGCGCTCGGCACCCTGCTCGCCGCCTTCCTGGCGACCGAGGCCTTCGGCGGCCTGGGCCTGGCCGACGGCGTCTCCGCGACCGGGCAGTTCGGCGTGCAGCTGCTGGGCGTGGTCGCGGTGGCCCTCTGGTCGGCGGTCGCCAGCTTCGTCATCCTGAAGCTCGTCGCCGCAGTCACGCCGCTGCGGGTCAGCGACCAGGACGAGCTGGAGGGCCTAGACATCGTCGCCCACGGCGAGAGCGGCTACGAGCTCTAA
- a CDS encoding peroxidase family protein translates to MSHASGSKLDVVAPRSRFYHGPFGRLCPDLPAWSPPGNSDAEVEAHLLDIARNEMIEAPDEDPGEIAEDPERVKALDQEFGSDLPAGYTYFGQFVDHDITFDPASSLMRQNDPNGLLNHRTPRLDLDNIYGRGPADSPYLYDQDNEGRLLIGQVPYSQLPDLPRNSQGRALIGDMRNDENAMISQLQLAFLLAHNKLVERAKDQGAKDPFEAARGTLRKLYQHIVWHDFLARISDPEVHGAALSLETTADGRKKWSLGLDDVYNWKHDPFMPVEFSVAAYRFGHSLVRNAYQTNHTHRKEDEFTPIFDNTGETEDPDDLRGFRPMTEKNSIQWDLFLEMESCSKGAPQRARRIDTKLSNALAALHEDEAGSPLNVLAFRNLLRGWRFGLPAGTEVARKWCAAAAQVEADHDSLWFYILKEAEEAGGQKLGRVGSTIVCATFAGLLKGEPTSWFNLDPCWTPDADPLLDSDDNVDPGDWTLASIIRLSGLPASKGDFGPKD, encoded by the coding sequence ATGTCGCACGCCAGCGGTTCCAAGCTCGACGTCGTCGCGCCCCGGTCGCGGTTCTATCACGGGCCCTTCGGCCGGCTTTGCCCGGATCTTCCGGCCTGGTCTCCGCCCGGAAACTCCGACGCCGAAGTCGAAGCACATCTCCTCGACATCGCCCGAAATGAGATGATCGAGGCACCGGACGAAGATCCTGGCGAGATCGCCGAGGATCCGGAACGGGTCAAGGCCCTGGATCAGGAGTTCGGATCCGATCTGCCCGCGGGCTACACCTACTTCGGCCAGTTCGTCGACCACGACATCACCTTCGATCCCGCCTCCTCGCTGATGCGCCAGAACGATCCCAACGGCTTGCTCAACCACCGCACGCCGCGCCTGGACCTGGACAACATCTACGGCCGCGGACCGGCCGACAGCCCCTATCTCTACGACCAGGACAACGAGGGCAGGCTGCTGATCGGCCAGGTCCCCTACTCGCAGCTCCCCGACCTGCCGCGCAATTCCCAAGGCCGCGCCCTGATCGGCGACATGCGCAACGACGAGAACGCGATGATCTCGCAGCTTCAGCTGGCCTTTCTTCTGGCGCACAACAAGCTGGTTGAGCGCGCCAAGGATCAGGGCGCGAAAGATCCCTTCGAGGCGGCGCGCGGCACGCTGCGCAAGCTCTATCAGCACATCGTCTGGCACGACTTCCTCGCGCGCATCTCGGACCCGGAGGTTCACGGGGCCGCGCTGTCCCTCGAGACGACGGCCGACGGCCGAAAGAAATGGAGCCTCGGCCTGGACGACGTCTACAACTGGAAGCACGACCCCTTCATGCCGGTGGAGTTCTCGGTCGCGGCCTATCGCTTCGGCCATTCGCTGGTCCGCAACGCCTACCAGACGAACCACACGCACCGGAAGGAGGACGAGTTCACGCCGATCTTCGACAACACGGGCGAGACGGAGGACCCGGATGACCTGCGGGGCTTCCGTCCCATGACCGAGAAGAACTCCATCCAGTGGGATCTGTTTCTCGAAATGGAGTCCTGCAGCAAGGGCGCCCCGCAGCGGGCCCGGCGGATCGACACCAAGCTCTCCAACGCCCTGGCGGCCCTGCACGAAGACGAAGCGGGATCACCGCTTAACGTCCTGGCCTTCCGCAATCTCCTGCGCGGCTGGCGATTCGGGCTTCCGGCCGGAACGGAGGTGGCCAGGAAGTGGTGCGCGGCAGCGGCCCAGGTCGAGGCGGACCACGATTCCCTGTGGTTTTACATCCTGAAGGAGGCGGAGGAGGCTGGCGGACAGAAGCTCGGCCGGGTCGGCTCGACCATCGTCTGCGCGACCTTCGCCGGTCTCCTGAAGGGCGAGCCGACCTCCTGGTTCAACCTCGATCCCTGCTGGACGCCGGACGCGGATCCGCTGCTCGACAGCGACGACAACGTGGATCCGGGCGACTGGACGCTCGCCTCCATCATCAGGCTTTCGGGCCTGCCCGCGTCGAAGGGCGACTTCGGTCCCAAGGACTGA
- a CDS encoding DsbA family protein, whose amino-acid sequence MERRHILISGTALAVLAAGGGLGLLWRDGQAEDALVADEKGVFAGDRILGDPKAPVTIIEYSSLTCPHCAAFHAETLPTIKKNWIEAGKARLVYRHFPFDALGTYAALAANCVEGDRHFAFIDILFRNQARWTRAQDPRAALSQMAAMAGIDKASLDACVQDEAALAKIQKLRKYGSEEYGINSTPSFIINGKKLVGNQGLEKFEQALKDAGSQS is encoded by the coding sequence ATGGAACGTCGGCATATCCTGATTTCGGGCACGGCTTTGGCGGTTCTCGCCGCTGGTGGCGGGCTGGGCTTGCTGTGGCGCGACGGCCAGGCCGAGGACGCCTTGGTGGCCGACGAGAAGGGGGTCTTCGCCGGGGACCGGATTCTCGGCGACCCGAAGGCGCCTGTCACGATCATCGAGTACTCCTCGCTGACCTGCCCGCACTGCGCCGCCTTCCATGCCGAGACCTTGCCGACGATCAAGAAGAACTGGATCGAAGCGGGCAAGGCGCGCCTGGTCTACCGCCACTTCCCCTTCGACGCGCTGGGCACCTATGCGGCGCTGGCGGCGAACTGCGTCGAGGGCGACCGCCACTTCGCCTTCATCGACATCCTGTTCCGCAACCAGGCGCGCTGGACCCGGGCCCAGGACCCGCGAGCAGCGCTCTCGCAAATGGCAGCCATGGCCGGCATCGACAAGGCCAGCCTGGACGCCTGCGTGCAGGACGAGGCAGCGCTGGCCAAGATCCAGAAGCTGCGTAAGTACGGCAGCGAGGAATACGGCATCAACTCAACGCCGTCCTTCATCATCAACGGCAAGAAGCTGGTCGGCAACCAGGGCCTCGAGAAGTTCGAGCAGGCCCTGAAGGATGCCGGCTCGCAATCCTGA